A genomic region of Elaeis guineensis isolate ETL-2024a chromosome 9, EG11, whole genome shotgun sequence contains the following coding sequences:
- the LOC105051222 gene encoding uncharacterized protein, whose translation MSMVAKFLLLLVVVVSPVFVCLVPVTADGDLPTPLNDEVLGLIVFKSALEDPTAALASWSETDANPCGWAHVECDPATSHVLRLYLDSLSLSGPLPRGLDRLPYLETLSISNNNLSGLLPAGLSLLPRLHSLDLSRNAFSGRLPQDLGNIPSLRSVDLSSNSLSGPIPDSLFSAATCSSLRYLSLAENRLEGPIPSTLSRCSFLLHLNLSGNQLSGSPPSALWSLSRLRALDLSRNFFSGSLPEAVANLHNLKNLGLSSNCFSGPIPVGVGLCPHLTSLDLSHNSFDAPLPDSIQWLASLTFLNLSNNQLSGDLPAWISNMTALQHLDLSSNQLTGSLPASLDHLKELNYLSLSDNMLAGPIPDSAAECRRLSQLWLKKNRLNGSIPQALFDLGLEVLDLSSNELTGTIPPGSARISETLHSLDLSNNRLTGTIPPEMALYFNLRYLNLSWNDLRTKLPPELGYFHNLTVLDLRSSALYGPIPGDLCDSGGLAVLQLDSNSLSGRIPEEMGNCSLSTYCKSLSHNNLNGSIPASMARLKKLEILNLEFNNLSGEIPQQLGGLDNLLAVNISHNQLIGRLPTGGVFQSLDQSALQGNLGLCTPLVMEPCKMNVPKPLVLDPNAYTHGNGGTLVTVATPVIPRHKKFLSVSAIVAISAALVIVLGVLVVTLLNISARRRIGLLENALESICSSSTRSGSPAVGKMVLFGTRSNLRSEDLFGGAESLLSKATEIGRGVFGTVYKASVGEGRIMAIKKLLTSNIIQYHDDFDREVRILGKARHPNVMPLKGYYWTPQLQLLISDYAPHGSLHSRLHENSGSMPPLSWADRFNIALGAAKGLAYLHQSFRPPIIHYNIKPSNILLDENCNPKISDFGLARLLPKLDKHIISSRFQSAMGYMAPELACQSLRINEKCDVYGFGVLILELVTGRKPVEYGDDDVVILIDQVRVLLEQGNVLDCMDSSMGEFPEEEVLPVLKLGLVCTSQIPSSRPSMAEVVQILQVIKTPVIERMEAFS comes from the exons atgaGTATGGTGGCtaagtttcttcttcttcttgttgttgtTGTGTCGCCAGTGTTCGTTTGCTTAGTTCCGGTCACCGCCGATGGCGACCTTCCCACGCCGCTGAACGACGAGGTGTTAGGCCTCATCGTGTTCAAGTCCGCCTTGGAGGACCCCACGGCGGCGCTGGCCTCGTGGAGCGAGACCGACGCCAACCCCTGCGGTTGGGCCCACGTCGAGTGTGACCCGGCCACCTCCCACGTCCTCCGCCTCTACCTcgactccctctccctctccggcCCCCTCCCCCGCGGCCTCGACCGCCTCCCCTACCTCGAAACCCTCTCCATCTCCAACAACAACCTCTCCGGCCTCCTCCCCGCCGGCCTCTCCCTCCTCCCCCGCCTCCACTCCCTCGACCTCAGCCGCAACGCCTTCTCCGGCCGCTTACCCCAAGATCTCGGCAACATCCCCTCCCTCCGCTCTGTCGACCTCTCTTCCAACTCTctctccggccccatccccgACTCCCTCTTCTCCGCCGCCACCTGTTCCTCTCTCCGCTACCTCTCCCTCGCCGAGAACCGCCTCGAAGGTCCCATACCCTCCACGCTCTCTCGCTGCTCCTTCCTCCTGCACCTCAACCTCTCCGGCAACCAGCTGTCGGGCTCCCCCCCTTCCGCGCTCTGGTCTCTCTCCAGGCTCAGAGCCCTCGACCTCTCGCGCAACTTCTTCTCCGGGTCCCTTCCTGAGGCCGTCGCCAATCTCCACAACCTCAAGAATCTCGGCCTGAGCTCAAACTGCTTCTCTGGGCCGATCCCGGTTGGCGTCGGCCTCTGTCCGCATCTGACCAGCCTAGATTTGAGCCACAACTCCTTCGACGCTCCTCTCCCTGACTCCATCCAATGGCTTGCCTCTCTGACTTTCCTCAACTTGTCGAACAACCAGCTCTCTGGCGACCTCCCGGCCTGGATCAGCAACATGACCGCCCTCCAGCACTTGGACTTGTCCAGCAACCAGCTCACTGGAAGCCTACCGGCCTCACTCGACCACCTGAAAGAACTGAATTATCTGAGTCTCTCAGATAACATGCTCGCCGGACCGATACCGGATTCTGCCGCGGAGTGCAGGAGGCTCAGCCAGCTCTGGCTGAAGAAGAACAGGCTCAATGGGAGCATCCCGCAGGCTCTGTTCGATCTGGGCCTGGAGGTGCTCGACCTGTCGTCCAACGAGCTCACTGGCACCATCCCTCCCGGCTCAGCCCGCATTTCGGAGACTCTCCATTCACTGGACCTGTCGAACAACCGGCTGACGGGGACCATTCCCCCGGAGATGGCTCTTTACTTTAATTTGAGGTACTTGAACCTCTCATGGAATGATCTCCGGACCAAGCTGCCACCGGAGCTCGGATACTTTCACAACCTAACGGTGCTGGATCTTCGTAGCAGTGCATTGTATGGGCCAATCCCTGGGGACTTGTGTGACTCCGGCGGCCTCGCCGTCCTTCAGTTGGATAGCAATTCTCTCAGCGGCCGGATCCCGGAGGAGATGGGAAATTGTTCTCTCTCTACTTACTGTAA GAGCTTGTCCCACAATAACTTGAATGGTTCGATTCCGGCATCCATGGCGCGGCTCAAGAAGCTTGAGATCCTCAATTTGGAGTTCAACAACTTGAGCGGCGAGATACCGCAGCAGCTTGGCGGCCTGGACAACCTGCTGGCAGTGAACATATCTCACAACCAGCTCATCGGCCGGCTTCCAACTGGAGGGGTATTCCAGAGCCTAGACCAGAGCGCACTGCAAGGGAACCTTGGCCTCTGCACCCCCCTTGTGATGGAGCCGTGTAAGATGAATGTTCCGAAGCCATTAGTCCTTGACCCGAATGCTTACACCCACGGCAATGGAGGCACTTTGGTCACGGTGGCGACCCCGGTGATACCTAGGcacaagaagttccttagtgTTTCAGCAATCGTTGCAATATCTGCTGCTCTTGTTATAGTTCTTGGGGTTCTAGTAGTCACCCTGCTCAACATATCAGCTCGAAGGAGGATCGGGCTCTTGGAGAATGCCTTGGAGAGCATTTGTTCAAGCTCGACGAGGTCGGGGAGTCCTGCTGTGGGAAAGATGGTGCTATTTGGTACTCGAAGCAATCTGAGATCAGAGGATTTGTTTGGTGGAGCTGAATCTCTACTGAGCAAAGCTACTGAGATAGGGAGGGGGGTGTTCGGGACCGTGTACAAGGCATCAGTAGGGGAAGGGAGAATCATGGCCATCAAGAAGCTACTGACCTCCAACATAATTCAGTATCATGACGACTTTGATCGCGAGGTCCGGATACTGGGGAAGGCGAGGCACCCAAATGTGATGCCACTGAAAGGCTACTACTGGACTCCTCAATTGCAGCTACTGATATCAGACTATGCCCCCCATGGAAGTCTGCACTCAAGACTTCATGAGAATTCTGGATCAATGCCCCCTCTGTCATGGGCTGATCGCTTCAATATTGCTCTGGGGGCGGCGAAGGGACTTGCTTACTTGCACCAGTCATTCCGCCCTCCGATCATACACTACAACATAAAGCCAAGCAACATCCTCTTGGATGAGAATTGCAATCCAAAGATATCAGACTTTGGGCTTGCAAGGCTGCTGCCAAAGCTTGACAAGCACATCATAAGTAGCCGGTTTCAGAGTGCGATGGGCTACATGGCACCAGAGCTGGCATGCCAAAGCTTGAGAATTAACGAGAAGTGTGATGTATATGGCTTCGGGGTACTAATTCTGGAGCTCGTGACAGGGAGGAAGCCCGTGGAGTATGGAGACGACGATGTCGTGATACTCATCGATCAAGTGAGAGTTCTTTTAGAGCAGGGGAATGTGTTGGACTGCATGGATTCGAGCATGGGGGAGTTCCCAGAGGAGGAGGTGCTGCCTGTACTGAAGCTAGGTTTGGTTTGCACGTCGCAAATACCTTCAAGTAGGCCATCCATGGCCGAGGTGGTGCAGATACTGCAGGTCATCAAGACACCAGTTATAGAGAGAATGGAGGCCTTCTCGTAG